A DNA window from Aspergillus nidulans FGSC A4 chromosome I contains the following coding sequences:
- a CDS encoding uncharacterized protein (transcript_id=CADANIAT00007123): MSKSKDSSSSGGFHQEYIASLRYRNDLPPPDMPPKFLDIPHEGLERFLTPGFASNLGRREELNIDVDAEGGMPIDLVGIPGLHLGDESAIMLPENPDPVDPADLPLLLTLDQLKNPAPKNANVSFLRRTQYISAGIRAPDGPKVNTPIRPKRLDKKSQDDPTYIKKYIMKGFDIAYPDSKHVGEDTSSRIKGHVPTKLEMDAWAQPVHPDNPKLKPIGFFPLVPDLQGFPDPGGFVQFKFDKAPVQNSGGKRDERMDVAVLLPSEPEERVAQEYATKKALHKSNPSLYPDPGPVPYDYDLFLPEKKDLVNNVRASLQLSNPDRDNEDLYTNEGPDNAKFHRYDRQRTYATNSQSLGNAQKQTDIALTLYDPAEAKGDGDSHTQKAAYYYPIISKTRLKPERSRTIAQAGLAPTQPKSKEDQVHQMQVMVRDPEEAEVYKRSTYRAAIDPKFAKTMPPPPEPAEEPEPQDADVTHADSQPQEEEEDDDADKMSDE; the protein is encoded by the exons ATGTCGAAGTCAAAGGATAGCAGCTCCTCTGGAGGCTTCCACCAGGAATATATCGCCTCTTTGCGCTACCGAAATGACCTCCCTCCTCCCGATATGCCCCCGAAGTTCCTCGACATCCCCCACGAGGGCCTTGAGAGATTCCTCACTCCCGGTTTTGCTTCTAATCTAGGACGACGCGAAGAGCTAAAcattgatgttgatgccgaAGGTGGTATGCCAATTGACCTAGTCGGTATCCCGGGGTTGCACCTAGGCGACGAGAGTG caatCATGCTACCAGAGAACCCAGACCCGGTTGACCCGGCTGACCTGCCGCTACTCTTGACTCTCGATCAATTGAAAAATCCGGCGCCCAAGAACGCCAACGTCAGTTTTCTGCGTCGGACACAATATATCTCCGCCGGCATTCGCGCCCCCGATGGTCCGAAGGTTAATACGCCCATCCGTCCCAAGCGCCTTGACAAAAAGTCCCAGGATGACCCTACATATATCAAGAAATATATCATGAAAGGATTTGATATTGCATACCCTGATAGCAAACACGTGGGCGAAGATACCTCCAGCCGTATAAAAGGTCACGTTCCAACGAAGCTCGAGATGGACGCATGGGCCCAACCCGTCCATCCAGATAATCCAAAGCTGAAGCCCATTGGATTCTTCCCGCTTGTTCCAGATTTACAAGGATTTCCCGACCCTGGAGGTTTCGTGCAGTTCAAATTCGACAAGGCGCCTGTTCAGAACTCTGGCGGCAAGCGGGACGAGCGTATGGATGTTGCAGTTCTGCTCCCCTCTGAGCCAGAGGAGCGCGTTGCGCAGGAGTATGCTACAAAGAAAGCCTTGCACAAGTCCAATCCTAGCTTGTATCCTGACCCCGGCCCTGTTCCATACGACTACGATCTATTTCTACCGGAAAAGAAAGATTTAGTGAATAACGTTCGCGCGAGCTTGCAATTATCAAACCCGGATCGTGACAATGAAGACCTCTACACCAACGAAGGTCCGGACAATGCGAAGTTCCATCGCTATGATCGCCAGCGCACTTACGCTACCAACTCGCAGTCTCTCGGTAATGCCCAGAAACAAACAGACATCGCATTGACGCTCTACGACCCTGCGGAAGCAAAGGGGGATGGAGATTCACATACACAAAAAGCCGCTTACTACTACCCGATCATCTCGAAGACACGCCTCAAGCCTGAGCGCTCACGAACCATCGCCCAGGCAGGTCTCGCCCCTACTCAGCCTAAATCAAAGGAAGACCAGGTTCATCAAATGCAAGTTATGGTTCGCGATCCAGAGGAGGCTGAAGTTTACAAACGCTCAACCTACCGCGCTGCTATTGATCCTAAGTTCGCTAAGACGATGCCTCCTCCCCCTGAGCCGGCTGAGGAGCCCGAACCCCAGGACGCCGATGTGACACACGCAGACTCACAGCctcaggaagaagaagaagacgacgacgccGATAAAATGAGTGATGAATGA
- a CDS encoding protein pyrE (transcript_id=CADANIAT00007124) produces MATNSFRKLTFSGASRLGGCRRLPLTCRQLRFASDSGAAAATTKATAESAAESASINVKEAPKKAGRGLRRTVLGTSLALTLLVGYVYGTDTRASVHRYGVVPLIRALYPDAEDAHHIGVDTLKMLYKYGLHPRERGDPDGDGALATEVFGYTLSNPIGISGGLDKHAEIPDPLFAIGPAIVEVGGTTPLPQDGNPRPRVFRLPSQRAMINRYGLNSKGADHMAAILEQRVRDFAYANGFGAYDAAKQRVLDGEAGVPPGSLQPGKLLAVQVAKNKATPDGDIEAIKRDYVYCVDRVAKYADILVVNVSSPNTPGLRDLQATAPLTAILSAVVGAAKSVNRKTKPYVMVKVSPDEDSDEQVSGICDAVRASGVDGVIVGNTTNRRPDPIPQGYTLPAKEQATLKETGGYSGPQLFDRTVALVARYRSMLDAESETAGSAKDSAATIAQTEPGSENVPPVEAPSGLPRKVIFASGGITNGKQAHAVLDTGASVAMMYTGVVYGGVGTVTRVKQELRTAKKE; encoded by the exons ATGGCTACGAATTCTTTCCGAAAACTCACTTTTTCAGGAGCCTCCCGTCTGGGTGGTTGTCGCCGTCTCCCACTAACCTGCAGACAACTTCGATTCGCCTCCGACAGCGGAGCCGCAGCGGCAACTACAAAAGCAACGGCCGAATCAGCAGCCGAGTCAGCTAGTATAAACGTCAAAGAGGCACCCAAAAAGGCCGGACGGGGCCTGCGGCGCACGGTCCTGGGAACGTCGTTGGCGCTGACGCTGCTGGTTGGATATGTCTACGGGACGGACACCCGGGCGAGTGTGCATCGGTACGGTGTTGTGCCGCTGATTAGAGCATTGTATCCTGATGCGGAAGATGCGCATCATATTGGTGTCGATACTTTAAAGATGCTGTATAAGTATGGTCTGCATCCAAGGGAACGGGGGGATCCGGATGGAGATGGGGCGCTGGCGACAGAG GTCTTTGGGTATACACTGTCAAACCCAATTGGCATATCGGGCGGCCTGGACAAGCATGCTGAGATCCCTGATCCGCTGTTCGCGATCGGTCCTGCCATTGTCGAAGTCGGGGGTACGACACCCTTACCACAGGATGGTAACCCGCGTCCTCGCGTATTCCGACTTCCATCACAGAGAGCGATGATAAACCGGTACGGCCTCAACTCCAAAGGCGCAGATCACATGGCAGCTATCTTGGAGCAACGAGTACGCGATTTTGCCTACGCAAACGGATTTGGGGCATACGATGCGGCTAAGCAGCGTGTATTGGACGGCGAAGCTGGTGTGCCACCAGGTAGTCTTCAGCCTGGTAAGCTTTTAGCTGTCCAAGTGGCAAAGAACAAGGCCACTCCTGACGGCGACATTGAAGCCATCAAGCGCGACTATGTGTATTGCGTGGACCGTGTGGCCAAATACGCTGATATTCTTGTTGTGAATGTATCGAGCCCCAACACACCCGGTCTCCGTGACCTTCAAGCCACTGCCCCGCTCACAGCTATCTTGAGTGCTGTCGTTGGCGCGGCAAAGAGCGTGAACCGCAAGACCAAACCATATGTTATGGTCAAGGTCAGTCCGGATGAAGACTCAGATGAACAAGTCTCTGGTATCTGCGACGCCGTCCGAGCATCCGGTGTCGACGGAGTGATTGTCGGAAACACAACAAACCGTCGCCCCGACCCTATACCCCAAGGTTACACTCTTCCGGCCAAGGAGCAGGCAACGTTGAAAGAAACCGGCGGGTATTCAGGTCCACAGCTGTTCGATCGCACAGTGGCCCTTGTGGCTCGGTACCGCTCCATGCTGGATGCGGAGTCGGAAACGGCCGGATCCGCCAAGGATTCAGCAGCGACCATAGCGCAAACAGAGCCAGGCTCGGAAAACGTTCCTCCTGTGGAAGCGCCAAGCGGACTGCCGCGCAAAGTTATCTTCGCTTCGGGTGGTATCACCAACGGGAAGCAGGCTCACGCTGTTTTAGACACAGGGGCATCTGTTGCCATGATGTACACCGGTGTGGTCTATGGTGGCGTCGGCACTGTCACTCGAGTGAAGCAAGAACTTCGAACGGCGAAAAAGGAGTGA
- a CDS encoding protein tpiB (transcript_id=CADANIAT00007125): MATSTKQTYPVLPKNLLLISLKMYFEPSRTLEYCRALLDPKNDIVRPENRSKLLLALIPDFLTIYPCAEIIKEYVSTLPKDDSPSLPAPFLLGAQDCFWEPLGAYTGEVSPLSLSSLGVSIVELAHAERRSIFGETDEQAARKAAAACAQGMVPLVCIGEISAPGPVASAAVGLAVRECEPLVRAILNAIPADAPIIFAYEPVWAIGKPKPASVDHISAVVDGLRALIGRRSGDVRILYGGSAGPGLWGPGGLGKAVDGMFLGRFAHDIEGVRKVVREVEESLT, translated from the coding sequence ATGGCTACCAGCacgaagcagacctacccGGTCCTGCCCAAAAATCTACTGCTCATTTCCTTGAAGATGTATTTCGAGCCGTCCCGTACTCTGGAATACTGCCGTGCGCTACTTGATCCAAAAAATGACATTGTCCGCCCGGAGAACCGATCCAAGCTCCTTCTCGCGCTAATCCCGGACTTTCTTACGATTTATCCCTGCGCAGAAATCATCAAAGAGTATGTCTCGACGCTACCAAAGGACGATTCTCCTTCGCTTCCCGCCCCATTCCTGCTCGGTGCACAAGACTGCTTTTGGGAACCGCTGGGTGCCTACACTGGCGAAGTCTCACCACTGTCTCTTAGCTCCTTGGGTGTCTCCATCGTTGAGTTAGCTCATGCGGAGCGTCGCTCCATCTTCGGTGAAACAGACGAACAGGCAGCACGCAAGGCCGCCGCAGCCTGCGCTCAAGGAATGGTGCCTTTAGTGTGCATTGGAGAAATCAGCGCCCCTGGTCCAGTGGCTTCGGCAGCAGTTGGACTTGCAGTACGGGAATGCGAACCACTTGTTCGAGCGATATTGAATGCCATTCCGGCCGATGCACCTATCATATTCGCCTACGAACCTGTCTGGGCCATTGGAAAGCCTAAGCCCGCAAGTGTGGACCACATCTCTGCTGTTGTGGATGGTCTTCGCGCTTTAATCGGCCGGAGATCGGGAGACGTTCGCATTCTGTATGGAGGCAGTGCTGGCCCCGGTCTGTGGGGCCCTGGGGGTCTGGGGAAAGCCGTCGACGGCATGTTCCTAGGCCGATTCGCACACGATATTGAGGGCGTGCGTAAAGTCGTCCGCGAAGTCGAGGAATCTCTTACTTGA
- a CDS encoding RpiB/LacA/LacB family sugar-phosphate isomerase (transcript_id=CADANIAT00007126), producing the protein MSQSLRIVFAADEAGQPYKETLKEVLSKNPNVSEVLDVGVNSTSDKTAYPHPAVEGAKLIRDGKADRGLFICGTGLGVAISANKVPGIRAVTAHDSFSVERAILSNDAQVLCFGQRVIGLELAKRLANEWVTYKFDPNSSSAPKVQAIKDYEAEFAK; encoded by the coding sequence ATGTCTCAGAGCCTCCgcatcgtcttcgccgccgaCGAGGCTGGCCAGCCCTATAAGGAGACCCTCAAGGAGGTCCTCTCCAAGAACCCCAATGTCAGCGAGGTCCTCGACGTCGGTGTCAACTCGACCTCCGACAAGACTGCCTACCCTCACCCTGCCGTCGAGGGAGCCAAGCTCATCCGGGACGGCAAGGCTGAccgcggcctcttcatctgcgGCACTGGTCTGGGTGTTGCCATCTCCGCCAACAAAGTCCCCGGCATTCGCGCCGTCACTGCCCACGACTCTTTCTCTGTCGAGCGtgccatcctcagcaacGACGCCCAGGTGCTCTGCTTCGGCCAGCGCGTGATCGGTCTCGAGCTGGCCAAGCGCCTCGCCAACGAGTGGGTGACCTACAAGTTCGATCCCAACAGTTCCTCTGCCCCCAAGGTCCAGGCTATCAAGGACTATGAGGCCGAGTTCGCGAAGTAA
- a CDS encoding putative U-box domain protein (transcript_id=CADANIAT00007127) → MSDELKRQGDKAYKEGNYTDAENYYSQAITKNPREAAYFANRAITRSKLENWAGAEHDARAAIELYGQKSPFSLKSCNYLAQALLNLQRPQEAYDVAIDAYRASLAVRNTDLPGKKPPSQTENLSKTVLRAKQQIWAAKESARLREMNQTLAMMEQLVEADLNRALGDLQRQLDQGEIGQTGFLESQKELREDAEKNIQNLREAFRIASKGEIQERIVPDYLVDPITFEIMHDPVIVPSGTSFDRIGILKYVEQSGVDPITRTPMTVNDLRPNYALKAACEDFLTKNGWAVDW, encoded by the exons ATGTCGGACgagttgaagagacaggGCGACAAAGCCTACAAGGAGGGTAACTACACCGATGCGGAGAACTACTATTCACAAGC GATCACAAAGAACCCTCGCGAGGCAGCCTACTTTGCAAACCGCGCCATCACGCGAtcaaagctggagaattgGGCCGGCGCCGAACACGATGCGCGCGCCGCCATTGAACTCTACGGACAAAAGTCGCCGTTCAGCCTGAAGAGTTGCAACTACCTTGCGCAGGCGCTCCTGAACCTCCAACGGCCGCAGGAAGCGTACGATGTCGCCATCGATGCATATCGCGCGAGCCTGGCCGTGAGAAACACCGATCTGCCAGGCAAGAAACCCCCAAGCCAAACGGAGAACTTGTCGAAGACCGTGCTGCGCGCTAAGCAGCAGATCTGGGCCGCCAAGGAGTCTGCTCGCCTGCGTGAGATGAACCAGACtctggcgatgatggagcaGCTGGTCGAAGCGGACTTGAACCGTGCGTTAGGCGATCTGCAGAGACAGCTGGATCAGGGTGAGATTGGGCAGACAGGGTTCTTGGAGAGCCAGAAAGAGCTGCgagaggatgcggagaaaAACATCCAGAACCTGAGAGAGGCGTTCCGTATTGCATCCAAGGGCGAAATTCAAGAACGG ATCGTCCCTGACTACCTCGTTGACCCAATCACCTTTGAGATCATGCATGACCCAGTCATTGTGCCGTCGGGCACTAGTTTTGACCGAATCGGGATACTCAAGTACGTTGAGCAATCCGGCGTGGACCCGATTACGCGGACGCCAATGACGGTGAACGACCTACGTCCGAACTACGCACTAAAAGCAGCGTGCGAGGACTTTTTGACAAAGAACGGCTGGGCTGTCGACTGGTAG